The nucleotide sequence gactggattactgtaaccccttgttagcagcgtgtcctaagagttccttaagaagtctccagcttgttcagaacgcagcagctagattgttagcaggaactagcagaagagatcacatcactcctgtgttggtttcactcCATTGGCTCCTAGTTGATTCAAGTTTaaaatcctcctgttaacctataaggccttacatggaatggccccgtcctatattaaggacctcatagtcccttaccatccaataagaacatttcactcactaaatgcaggactgcttgtggttcctagaattagtaaaagtacggttggaggtagagcgtttagccaccaagcccctgtcttatggaataaactcccagctcatggaagagaggccgattcagtttctacattcaaagttagactgaaaacattcctctttggacaggcttattgtcagactagtaaGTATTCAGAGataatttaacttaatgttaatgtgtttaaattaaacttaacaataacaaagttgttagtaggctgcgaGAAGTTTGAAACTGgggaaactatggtgcactgggtttctcttctccattcttaatcattatttatcatttagttctgcatgcctctgtttggtgcagtgcgattcatgtactgtccccctttcccactcccctccggggGTAATAAAAAGTGctctgagtgggtctttcattGCTCTACTGCAAGACTTCAATGCACACATAGATAACAACAATGACACCTGCAAGGATGTGATCAGGAGGAAAGGCCTCCCTGATCTGAATGTGATATTTTATTACTAGACTTCTGTGCCAGTCATTGTTTGTCCATAACTAACACCGCGTTTGGGCACAAAAGTGTCCATCAGTGCAGGTGACATCAGGACATCCATTGGACATCCAATGATCTGATCTTCGGTCGTGGGAGCTCTGCGCACTTGGCTTTAAGTTCCCCCACACAAGCATTTTTAGGATGTCTATAAGTTAACACCTATCagacaacccccacccccagtgGCCCTAGAACCAGAGTCAGTACCTCTGGGAGCAGGAGAACCTGCATCACTGTGATCTGTCCGGTTCAATCTTCATGTCCCCGTTCTGCTTCTCTGTCAGGGACTTTGCAGCCTGAACCACAGCCTGGAACAGAAACATGGCATCTTTGAGGCAACACCGAAACAATGCAGCTTGGCAACTGTGAGGTGTTGCAACAAAAGCAACACAACAACTGCCAGGAGGACCTTgaagctcctcttcctcttctgaaCGTTCTGCTCTGGGTGGAAAATAATCACATAGACTTTGGGCATGTAGAGCATCCCAAGGGAGACAGAGGCGCTCAGAGACATGGAGATGGTCAGCGTAGCTGTCTGGATAAACATCTACATAAACAGAGacatgcagagaaaagctgACTTGTACGTTCAACTAAAATTCACTCTGCTTTGCATAATTCCCAAAAATGCATCAGAACTTCCCATGGGCCTCCAAGAGCTATCAAATAGCAGTGAAAGATTCATTCAAACTAGCAGGAAAGCACAAAATTGGCTGAATGTTCTGACCCATGTCACAAAGAAGTTCCTgttaaacaggaagtgctgaGTCAGTTTTTACCTTTTCAGTGGATTGGGCCGTGCCAAAGAAAATGGGCACAAAGGCCAACCAGACAATGCAGGTCGTGTACATTGTAAAGCCGATGGGCTTTGCTTCGTTGAAGGTCTCTGGAACGCCGCGGCTCTTCACCGCATACACGGTACAGGTTACCTGTGggtttttaatgcaaaatatCATGTGTTGTTGGTTCAGATGCTTCCATGTGGTATGTGCTATGTAGCATTGTGATAACCCCACCCTCCTAAAAGCATgccatgacaggttcatgaagTCAAGACCACCACGTTACCATGAGAACGATGCTGTAGCTCAGACAACAGATGATCGACATATCTGACATGTCACACTTCAGGATGCCGCGTGCCAGGTCTGGGTTTGGGGGGCGGAGTTCTTCATAGTCAATGATGGTGTGAGGAGGAATGACGGCAAACCATACAAACACACCAAAGACCTGACAATAACACAGAGACCTGGATTAAAGAAACTGGTGCAGCAGtagttcctgtgtgtgtgtgtgtgtgtgtgtgtgtgtgtgtctatgtttATGTTTCAGTGTGctttgtgtgtgtacatgtattTGTGTGAGGGAGGGGTGTTGTGTGACATTggaacactcacctgaacagaGATGAGGACGAAGGTGATGAGAAGCTGGGAGGTGGGACTAATGAATTTGGGCGGGGTTACTGACTTCTTGCCTTGCTCAAAGATGCGGTAGATGCGGTTGGTTTTGGTTAACATGGAAGAGTAAGTGATGGCCATGCCAAGACCCAGCAAGAGTCGCCGTAAAGCACACACCACTACACCAGGCTCAGCGATCATCAGGAAGGTGATCaggtagatgatgaagatgccTGTAGAGACAGCACATGTGATGCCAGCATCCACGGTGATGTCAGGCTGCTGCCAAACTCACCGGTCAGTAGAACATAGCTGAGCTCTCTGCCCGACGCCCTGACAATGGGTGTGTCATTGAAGCGGATGAAGGTTATCACCACAGCACTAGTTGTTAGGATACCCAGCATAGCGATGGAGGCGGGCACTAAGGCCCAGAGGGAGTTCCACTCTAGTTTGATGATTGGGGTTGGACGGCAGGCGGTTCTGTTGGGTGCAGGTCGTTTGTCCAGTGGGCAGGTCTCACAGGTAAACTCATCCAGCTGGTACTGATATCCATCACAGAGCTGCATGTAAGAGACACAAACACGCCATTGGCATTATAGGCTTAAGCTCCTTTACATTATGCATAGTAAACGATGAGTCTTCCGCACATGGCAGAGTGGATCAAGGTGCACCCCAAGGCTCTGTGCATGGTCCAATTCTGTTTAGTCTTTACAGTAAAGGTGTAACAATTCCTCATCACGAACcttatcataatttgtggttgtcgACACATTTCATATTCAATATTGGTTTGTTTTGAACGATCTGATTGACCTAAAATGAATCGAGAATCGAAGAGAAATACCTGTGTTCTCCAACAAGCAGTTTCTAAGtgggaaaaaatatgaaaaagtcctgaatttattaaaaaaataaattcatagcCATAGAGGACGCCATAGCCATCCCACTCCATTTAGCACTCAGCCAGCTGGCACACCAGAACGACTTCATGAGACTGCTCTGCTTTTAAAACCATCATCCCTGGCCTCCTGATCATGGAGTTATCCGATCTGGAGATCCCACCCTTCCACCTGTGCCTGGATAAGGACTTCCTAACCAACTGCCCCCAGCGTGTGAAACTTGGCTCCCATCTCTCGTCAGGGCTGCGTTCGGAGTCCACTCCTCCACTCACTCTACACATCGAACTCCAAATCCACCAAAGAGCATCATTGTCAAGTTTACAGACGACACACAGGTAGTGGAACGGGTAACAGGAGAGGAGTTCACAGCTTACTAGGATGAGGTCTTTGGCTTGGTCCTCAGCCAACAACTTGACTCTTAACATGACCAAGACAAAAGAGCTCATACTTTGTCTTGCGAGCGGATGGAGAAAGCGAATTCTTTCCAGTCCACATCACGACTGAGAATACTGGCAGTGGTAACAAAGGGCTCAGCAGCAGGTACACTTTCTGAGGCCACTGAAACGAGAAAACCTGAACACCCAGCTACTGGTGACCTTTTACTGCTCCAGTATAGAGAGTCTGCTGACCTACACCATCACAGTGTGGCTGTGGCTGcactgaagcagagaaaaagagTTTGCAGAGGGTTGTAAAGACAGAAGAGAAGATCATTTGGCTGATCTCTGCTTGGCATCTCCCTCAGCAAAGCCCTAAGCATCAAAGACAGGTCCTACCCTTGACATCACCTCTTCAACCTGTTGCCCTCTGGGAAGCGATACGGGTCATTacgaacaaaaacaaacagacttaAGAGACAGCTGCTACCCCAGAGCTGTCTCAGCCCTAAATGTGGACAGAAAGTAGCACTTTAagtttactgcttgtttttacCTAACTTGTTCTGTTTTACACAAGGGAGTCGTGCTAGATTTTGTTGTCCCTCTACAACTACAATAAAGCTATtcagattctgattctgaaaatgAACATCCCCAACTGAAAGTCACAACATAACTGAAAAGTCTGTTGTGTTTGCAAACTGAATCTGAATCTCATACCTCGCAGTGCCAGCAGCAGGGGACACCCTTCACcatcttctttctttctccagGCTTACAGGGGAAGCTGCAGATGGACTCTGGGACTGATCTGTCTCCTCCAGACCACTGCATCTCCTCCAGCTACAGGCAGGCAGAAAACAGCGGCAAAATCAGTCATTAGGCCAGAGCTCAGACTCTGTGatccaccatcatcatcatcatcaacctCCAGCTCTTACATTAAGCCTCAAGTTGTTTGTCCACTGCCCAATCACATGGTAACCAGGGTGGCTGTGATTAGTCATCTGAAACTGAAAGATGTCGTATCGCCCGGGAGCGTCTCCATTTTCATTGAACAAAACACTCGTACCTGCACTTCCTGTAAGACACAAACATGTCTGGTTAAATCTCAGCTCTTTTTCCCCACATCACCTGTGACAAAGGAGAAACAGACATGCATGTTCTTCCAGGTTCTTCTGCTTCATTTGCATTTGCTTTTATTCTGGAAAATCAGTGTGAGCTAGAAGAATGAGGAGCACAACTGTCAGAGAATGCATGCAGCAGGAATTCCAGGATCTTATCTAGTCCCACGTTTTTAGATTATATTATAATAGATtagattaactttatttatcccacgatggggaaattcactTATCTGCGGCAGCAAGGACATtcagaaatgaaagcaaaaaaaaaaacatcagaaatgacattcgaattaaataaatacagctgcaaaaatgACGTGATCCACTGCAAACATGTGATCcactttttaattgttattttatacataaacaaATGAGTAAAAAAGTACACACCAAATAAACAACCGCtaaggaacaaaaacaactgaaaacaacaacaactgcaacaaaagtaaatgaataaatgagtgaatgaaaaaaacaccagtgggaccgtggagtgtcactgtaacacggtgttgtacagtctgatggctgtggggagggaTGACCTGTGGTAGCTccttcttgcactgtgggggcaacagtctggtgctgaaggagctggtcagcacctctacagtttggtgcagggggtgggaggggttatccatgatggatattAGCTTAGCCAACAGCAAAAATTTTAGGAGCACATGTTGGAGGGGCCTAGAGTCACCTCAAAGCTCCTTCTTTTTATCTCGAGTGCTGACACGTCTCTCCATTATCCAAccgttttctcttttttcaacaCAGCCAAGTTTTGGCCAAACTTTGAAGTAAGCTGTAAACCCACCAGAGACGGTCTGAAGCCGTCTTCAGCAGCACAGTCTTCTTCAGGAGATCACAATGCTGGAACTGAATTCATGGACTGATAGTAAATGGACTGTGTTTGATAACCACAGAGTCTGCTCAAACAAACTTATGCTTCAAGTTTCTTGCCCCGCCCAAACACCCCCTCACAGAGGAGTACAGATAGAAGGAAGGCGACTGAATTTTGATGGCGTTAGCTGAATTGTTGTCCAGCATGCAACCATCTTGGTGGGAAGCCAAAGACTGAATGATGTCTGTAGAGAAAGATGTAGGAGTGACATCTCTCATGCTCCTGGCTGTCGTCCTTCACCGTCCAAGCAGAGAGCCTCATCACCCCTGAGGATGGATACGCACCTCAGCTGATGGAAAAGACATCCGCACATGCCAATCATTCAACCCCACAAAAGATTGGTCCAGAGATAGTTTTAGGACATGAacccacttttttctttttaaaacttaaatttgcaaagaaaatattGAGCCACAGCATTACATGTTGGTGTTTTGCTTGCTTGACAATACATTTCCATCTCTCAGCTCCCCTCAGTTCTCACTGCTCTGATACTTACTGGAATTTCTGCAGCCCTGTTCTCACTGGTACAGTTTTGTTCGCTCTCCAGGAGGTTTTGCTTTCTGGCACAAATGTAACAGGAGAAACTGTAAAGTTATCTATCATTGGCTGTTGTAACTCCAATAAGAGCCACTGACTGGCAGGTGGGACACGCAGGTGTTTACTAACATTTCTCACCTTTGCATCACATTGTCCCCGCTCCCTCCCAGTCCTCTCTCATTACAAAGTGGTTAACCACAGTTTTCAAAATGACAGAGGACGGGTAACAATGCTGGCAGGTGTGATTCTGACAGACCTGTTGAGACATTCTGCAAGCTCTTCATTCATCTCTGAGCGCTAGCCTGCAAAGCATCTTCGTGCTGCTGATCTgacagtttttccgggaatccTGGAAAATGCCCAAAGATCTGAAATCGTTGTCACGAGACACGTTTGTCCTGTCTTACCGTTAAAGTTGACCGCTCTGATGTAGTCGAGCAGTAGGCGCCCCTCCACAGGATCCATATTGCTGCAGACGCCATGGCTGCCAGGACACAGGTCCTGGTGCATGTTGTGCAGGGCGTGAGCGACGGCGTACACGGCGTCAATCACAAACTGGACCTTTCCCTCCTGCTCGTATGATGAGTCCTGACCAATCCTCTCATCACCTTAACGGATACCTCAAGTGTTACCAAAGCTGGGGGTCTACGTTTTGGTAACCAACAGGTATGTGTTTACCTGTACATTTCTTCTTTTCAGGGTCCAACTTAACTCCAGGTCGGGTCAGTTTGCACCGAAAGTCATCTTCCCAAAACTCAGCAAACCAGATATTCCTGCGGTTGTTCTCCAGGCAGCGAGACGTGAAGTACTGATCGAACCCTGGGCACAACAACAAAACCTTGATGGATAAAATGATGGCACTGCAACTAACACTTTATCACGCAACAATCACATAAACCCCAACGAAAACAGAAACCTTTTCAAGAACGACTACTTACATGATAGTGACAAAGCAACACTTTTatgaaaaatgcaaacacaatTGAACCCACAACAACAGATTACTCAAAGGCACTAGATAATGGACCCCGCACTTGCACATGATTCTGGAACTTCATAGACCAAGAATATTAAGTttaggtttttgcagtttgtccGGTCATACCATCAATAGAAGCACGCTTTGGCAGAATGGTCACTGCGCCCTCTGCCACATCTTCAAGCTCTGTGATTGGAGAACTCTTTGCACCCCAACTGTCTGACCCCACAAACAAGAAGTGTCCCGTCAGGTTAGCACGCTGTGCTGCCTCAAGAACACGCCTGCAATATAGAAAGGGATGGAAGTTCAGCATAGGAAGATCATGTTGTCAGCCAATGATGATGAAGAGCTTTTTTGAGTGAAACCTTTCTTCATTTACCTGATGTCATCTTCATTGGCGAAGATAATAACTCCTCTGGCATTACTGGTTTCCATCAGACGTTTAATAATCTTATCAAACTCTCCAGCTGTCGGCTCACGGGGAATCTTCACTGACTGGGCAATGCACACACCACCTAACACCAAGAACCACAGGTCACTGACAGACAACCATCTGGGAAAAGGAATATTCTCTTAGCAACAAATCTTAAGTTTACTAGTTACTAAGACATGTTGAGTTAGTGAGAGCTCATAAGTCAGACTATgtcacaagggttaaagtaccAGCTTCTCTGGAGATCTGCATGAAGGCTTCAACACCGCTCTCTCCATAGTTTCCTTCAGAGGCCAGTGTGGACACGTAGTTCCAGCCCAAAGCTTTCACGATGTCGAGCATGGCCTGGGCCTGGTACGAGTCTGGAGGCACCACTCGGGAGAAGAAGTCGTAGCGGTTGTTGTCACTAAGTTCTGGAGCCGTGGAGGCATAGCTCACCTGAGGGATCTGAAGGGCACGATCAATAACATGAAACTATCAGTGCTCCACAGTGAAAGGGGTCAAACGGGGGATATCTCAGTAGCTGCGGTTACacggacaaaagtaatcggaatgagcgcctgatcagaagaaaaatgcgtcatgtaaacacgccgttcggaatactctgccccgatcagactcattcggatcaaaatttctttctgatcgagataggtgggtaatgccgattgttgatccgatcgttgtgcatgtaaacagttcattccgattgtcggtcactactgctctggttttacgTCATGCATGGACAGTGGACTCGTAGCTTTGTGTTGGCGGGCAGAGGAGGGTGCTTTTTTACAGTGCGCTCAGGGGGAGGCTTGGGATCGCAATCCGTCTCACCGCTCCGCGTTAGCGAGATGGCGAACTCAGGAAAACCATGTATCCCGGTAGAACTGTGTCTCAGAGCAGATCTCGGACCACCAGCTCACACTCcggcttttggggggggggggggggggggggggctggcaaaggcagcttttcaaagcagaaatgccgcccagtccttagaaactgttcaaacaatcacgtgggtttgtttttccagtgcTGTCcggacaaaataaaggctgatgttattcccacatatttatgtaGAGCCAGGATGCAGATCGCAGCATTGACTTTATGTTCacccaaggctaaatgttgtaaGCACCTGTTAGCCTAAAccttcttccagctctgttccgccacaaagaaaagcactgaccacacgggccaaagataaaatgatgagcaaactgGCGCTTCATAAAAATCATCACaatattaaaagcacgtttagaagatcatctcgctctatgtGGCAGcttggtttgtttacaacggaattcaatatttcttcttctatgatCGTTTCCGGTGCTTTAGGGAGTTATGTGCGtttccaaatgatttattctgaccgaaagtgtggcccatgtaaacgtttgttataatcggtaaatgtttttctgggcccatgaacactgttgaattctaatccgatgtTTGATCCAATCAaatatattttgcacatgtaacgtCGGCTAAAGCTGGTCTCGCACATGCCCCTTCACCCTTCAGAGGGGGTCATTAGCATGGGATGGAGCCTCAACTGCTTAAGGCAAACCTGGCCAATCAAAAAGACCTAAAGCCATTTCCTTCAAGTATAATTCCTTCAGCATGATTCTAACTAAGGTCAAATTATTTGTAACTATATTTTGTAAACTTGAATGACTAACTAAACATCTGCACATATTTTGACCAACTCTGATTGACTCTTTCAGTCATTTTGTTGACAGAATCTCTTTTTGCACAGCTCTGAGCGCTGAAACGCAAACAGCAAAGAACCGAACTGCAAAAAATGTACACTTCTTTAAATGGTACAGTGTTCAACCATGAACGAGCCCTTTCCAGCCAGTTATGTGCTCGTCCAAAGTCTAGCTAAATGCAGAGGGCTGGGTCAGAAGCCAATAAGCCAAAATAAGTGCAAAACATGGGGAATTTTTGCAGCAGCGACCCCTGCAGGGAGTAGGGAACAACACCTAAATACCTAATACAGTCTAAATACCTATTTTTAACAGAATTGTGTTAATTTCTAATCTATACGTTAATGGTTGATGCCTTTTATTTTCACTAGCTATTTCTGGTGTATTTATTCAGGTCTGCTGTATTGTTGAAACAGCTCTGACTAGGtagcatttaaaatatattttccgGTTATTACTcaatcattcattttcttccatttatccctctcggggtcacagggctgctggagcctatcccggccacttatgggcaaatgcaggggacaccctggacaggtcaccagtctgtcacagggtcacacatatcacacatccatgcacacgcacattcacacctatggacaattcaGAGtgaccaattgacctatgaagcatgtttttggacagtgggaggaagtcggagatcccggagaaaacccacgcatgcatggggaggacatgcaaactccacacagaaaggtcccccattgatgttctgttttcagctcccccagccgggacttgaacttgTGAGGCaaaagcactaaccactgcgccaccgtgcagcccagaTGAAAGGTTATGTTTTACAAAACCACAATTGAGCTGATTCTGCATAAATTGTATCATACTCTTTTGCCTCCCTGTCATTTTGCAGGTCCTGTTTGAGTGCAGTCAAAGCTTTTCTAAGAAAACCTGGCTGGtcgagaaaaacaaaacttggtGTGGTTAACACTTGAAGCTCCATGATCGATGAACCAAACCTGGTTAAACCTTCTAAGCCCGCTATGTTCCtgtttggggtcatggggttgctggagcctaactAGCCACTGCTGGGTGAAGGGGGGGTGCGTCCACAGAGTTCACCGGTCCATTTTAGCAAGGAAGAGacaacaaccacacactcaaACTCACACTATAAGGAGCAATTTTAGAATcatcaatcaacctatgaagcatggaGGCATGATTTTGGTGGAAGCCGAAGAGCCCTCAGGAAACCCACACGTGCACAAtgggaacatgcaaactacacACAAAAAGGGAAGCAGCTGAGATTTGAATTGGGGTCCGCCTGCTGAGAGGCAAGGGTGCAAACCACTACACAACTGTGCAGCTCGTTTTTAGAACAATTATGACAAACTATTGTAAATCCTAAAAGTTTGTAATGCTTTTTTTAGACAATAATTTACTGAACTactttttacagcaaaaaacccacgaacagacaaacacacaagtgaaacagaaagacacaaacacagaaactaAGACAcagttaaaaagaaatacacaaacatgcacGCACAAAGACACAAATACGCAGAAatatacacacgcacacagaggATTAGGGTTGTGTAACAGCCTTGCTAAAATGTGTCAGTCCTATAATAAACTAACAATCACATTAATGCCTAATGGTGAGTCTGCCTGCAGATTAAAGCAGGACTCTGTGCTACAACAGCAGACATCCATGAGGATGAAGGGGGTCCTTCACCTTCGTCAGGTTTTAGTTTGCTTTGTCAAAGGCTCTTTTTCTTATCAAAGGAAGAACTACACAGAAGAAAAATGGATGCTCACCAGTCTGAGGTCACCTGTGTGCAACACCTGTCTCTGTGCGTTACATGTTTATGTGTCTCTTGTTTGTGCCACCAGTCTTTCTGCTCACtagaattatttttaatcataagaGACATTTTCCACAACCCCAGACAGCCCAAACCGCGGAACAGTTTaaacaataatacatttttttcccaaaggGTTTTGGGCTCGTCTCTTCACCTCAAACAGACGCAGGATGTTGGCCACCATGATTGACACAGAGCTGGCTGACGCCCCGATCACTGCCACCACCCTCTCAGGTTTGCGGATGATGGGAGGCTCACCGTTGGTGCATCGGATATCAGACGTATCTTTCTGGATCAGTGCCTGGACAAAGGTGAGGGACTGCTCCAGAGCATAGGTGTCCCTGGAGCAGGTGTCCAGAACCCGGGCACCCAGAGTGATGTTAGGCAGCAGTTCAGGGTCACCGTTGATCTGGTCCAGAGCATACAGCATGGCCTCCATGCGGTGGATCCCTTTCTCCTTCTTCAGCTCACCACAGTTCACACCATGTGGGCCGCGGGAGTGAATAGGGAACAACCCCCCTAGTGTGATATCTCCTGGTATCTTTATGGAGTGGGGGTGGAAATTCTGGTGGGAAGTGTACACCTGATCCACCTGCTCACCAATCCAAATCCAAAGTAGGAGGCGGAGCCACAGGGCAGATTGGAAGCCATTGAAGTAAACATGGAGACACTTAATTTGGTGAAAGGACATGAAAGAAATCCCAGAGCCGGATGATGTCATCGTGTGCTGATGTTTACCACCCAGCTCTCATTTTAAGGTTGATACCTGAGGAAACATTAGATAATCAATAAGGAATTCATGAGGTGCACAATTCTCAGCATCACTCATCTCCAAAGAGCTTAATCTGTGTTACTTGCTACCAaatcaaaaacaacaagaacagaCACAAGTCTAGCATCTGCAGCCATGAGCAGATCCTTGTTACTTTTAGCAGATTTGTTTCAGTGCTATGGTGGGTCTAAATCCTGACTAAAACTCCTCAAAGGTCAATTCTGTGGAGAagtcaaactcaaactcaaactttatttatttatataccgcctttcatttcagttaaaaacacaaagcgcttaacataaaagcagataaaacagtcatgaaaaccgaaaattgttaaaaacagcaaacaaaggacaatcacacaaagatgggacccctccctttGCACAAATTGTCATGATGGGATGATTTGTTtgacatgtgtgtgtttgtataagTATGTGCGTGTGAGCTGTCGtggtattgtgtacatgttgacacaTTTGTGTGTGAAGATCTTTGTGTCTGTGGCAGGCCCCACCCCTTTGGCTAACATCTACACCTGAGTAATAATGACAAATCTCCAGCAtcttgttgctttttgtttatACCC is from Oryzias latipes chromosome 7, ASM223467v1 and encodes:
- the LOC101165214 gene encoding metabotropic glutamate receptor 6-like, which produces MTSSGSGISFMSFHQIKCLHVYFNGFQSALWLRLLLWIWIGEQVDQVYTSHQNFHPHSIKIPGDITLGGLFPIHSRGPHGVNCGELKKEKGIHRMEAMLYALDQINGDPELLPNITLGARVLDTCSRDTYALEQSLTFVQALIQKDTSDIRCTNGEPPIIRKPERVVAVIGASASSVSIMVANILRLFEIPQVSYASTAPELSDNNRYDFFSRVVPPDSYQAQAMLDIVKALGWNYVSTLASEGNYGESGVEAFMQISREAGGVCIAQSVKIPREPTAGEFDKIIKRLMETSNARGVIIFANEDDIRRVLEAAQRANLTGHFLFVGSDSWGAKSSPITELEDVAEGAVTILPKRASIDGFDQYFTSRCLENNRRNIWFAEFWEDDFRCKLTRPGVKLDPEKKKCTGDERIGQDSSYEQEGKVQFVIDAVYAVAHALHNMHQDLCPGSHGVCSNMDPVEGRLLLDYIRAVNFNGSAGTSVLFNENGDAPGRYDIFQFQMTNHSHPGYHVIGQWTNNLRLNLEEMQWSGGDRSVPESICSFPCKPGERKKMVKGVPCCWHCELCDGYQYQLDEFTCETCPLDKRPAPNRTACRPTPIIKLEWNSLWALVPASIAMLGILTTSAVVITFIRFNDTPIVRASGRELSYVLLTGIFIIYLITFLMIAEPGVVVCALRRLLLGLGMAITYSSMLTKTNRIYRIFEQGKKSVTPPKFISPTSQLLITFVLISVQVFGVFVWFAVIPPHTIIDYEELRPPNPDLARGILKCDMSDMSIICCLSYSIVLMVTCTVYAVKSRGVPETFNEAKPIGFTMYTTCIVWLAFVPIFFGTAQSTEKMFIQTATLTISMSLSASVSLGMLYMPKVYVIIFHPEQNVQKRKRSFKAVVQAAKSLTEKQNGDMKIEPDRSQ